One genomic segment of Penaeus chinensis breed Huanghai No. 1 chromosome 24, ASM1920278v2, whole genome shotgun sequence includes these proteins:
- the LOC125038309 gene encoding ras-related protein Rap-1b isoform X1 has protein sequence MQGYTMSRMREYKIVVLGSGGVGKSALTVQFVQGIFVEKYDPTIEDSYRKQVEVDGQQCMLEILDTAGTEQFTAMRDLYMKNGQGFVLVYSITAQSTFNDLQDLREQILRVKDTDDVPMILVGNKCDLEDERVVGKDQGLNLAKSFSCAFLESSAKAKINVNEIFYDLVRQINRKSPDRKLNGKSGNKKKCCLL, from the exons ATGCAAGGATATACAA TGTCGAGGATGCGTGAATACAAGATTGTGGTGTTGGGGTCAGGAGGTGTTGGAAAATCTGCACTTACAGTTCAGTTTGTGCAGGGCATCTTTGTCGAGAAATATGATCCCACGATAGAAGACTCATATCGTAAGCAAGTGGAAGTGGATGGCCAGCAGTGTATGCTTGAAATCCTTGATACTGCTGGAACT GAACAATTTACAGCAATGCGTGACCTTTATATGAAGAATGGACAGGGCTTTGTTTTGGTGTACAGTATCACCGCACAAAGTACATTCAATGATTTACAAGATCTCCGTGAACAGATTCTCAGAGTCAAG GACACGGATGACGTCCCAATGATCCTAGTGGGTAACAAGTGTGACTTGGAGGATGAGCGTGTTGTTGGGAAAGACCAAGGCCTCAACCTGGCCAAGTCGTTCTCTTGCGCCTTCCTAGAATCATCTGCAAAAGCTAAGATCAATGTCAATGAGATCTTCTATGACTTAGTCCGGCAGATTAACCGCAAATCCCCCGACAGAAAGTTAAATGGAAAGAGTGGTAATAAGAAGAAGTGTTGCCTTTTATAA
- the LOC125038309 gene encoding ras-related protein Rap-1b isoform X2 produces MSRMREYKIVVLGSGGVGKSALTVQFVQGIFVEKYDPTIEDSYRKQVEVDGQQCMLEILDTAGTEQFTAMRDLYMKNGQGFVLVYSITAQSTFNDLQDLREQILRVKDTDDVPMILVGNKCDLEDERVVGKDQGLNLAKSFSCAFLESSAKAKINVNEIFYDLVRQINRKSPDRKLNGKSGNKKKCCLL; encoded by the exons TGTCGAGGATGCGTGAATACAAGATTGTGGTGTTGGGGTCAGGAGGTGTTGGAAAATCTGCACTTACAGTTCAGTTTGTGCAGGGCATCTTTGTCGAGAAATATGATCCCACGATAGAAGACTCATATCGTAAGCAAGTGGAAGTGGATGGCCAGCAGTGTATGCTTGAAATCCTTGATACTGCTGGAACT GAACAATTTACAGCAATGCGTGACCTTTATATGAAGAATGGACAGGGCTTTGTTTTGGTGTACAGTATCACCGCACAAAGTACATTCAATGATTTACAAGATCTCCGTGAACAGATTCTCAGAGTCAAG GACACGGATGACGTCCCAATGATCCTAGTGGGTAACAAGTGTGACTTGGAGGATGAGCGTGTTGTTGGGAAAGACCAAGGCCTCAACCTGGCCAAGTCGTTCTCTTGCGCCTTCCTAGAATCATCTGCAAAAGCTAAGATCAATGTCAATGAGATCTTCTATGACTTAGTCCGGCAGATTAACCGCAAATCCCCCGACAGAAAGTTAAATGGAAAGAGTGGTAATAAGAAGAAGTGTTGCCTTTTATAA
- the LOC125038309 gene encoding ras-related protein Rap-1b isoform X3 — protein sequence MREYKIVVLGSGGVGKSALTVQFVQGIFVEKYDPTIEDSYRKQVEVDGQQCMLEILDTAGTEQFTAMRDLYMKNGQGFVLVYSITAQSTFNDLQDLREQILRVKDTDDVPMILVGNKCDLEDERVVGKDQGLNLAKSFSCAFLESSAKAKINVNEIFYDLVRQINRKSPDRKLNGKSGNKKKCCLL from the exons ATGCGTGAATACAAGATTGTGGTGTTGGGGTCAGGAGGTGTTGGAAAATCTGCACTTACAGTTCAGTTTGTGCAGGGCATCTTTGTCGAGAAATATGATCCCACGATAGAAGACTCATATCGTAAGCAAGTGGAAGTGGATGGCCAGCAGTGTATGCTTGAAATCCTTGATACTGCTGGAACT GAACAATTTACAGCAATGCGTGACCTTTATATGAAGAATGGACAGGGCTTTGTTTTGGTGTACAGTATCACCGCACAAAGTACATTCAATGATTTACAAGATCTCCGTGAACAGATTCTCAGAGTCAAG GACACGGATGACGTCCCAATGATCCTAGTGGGTAACAAGTGTGACTTGGAGGATGAGCGTGTTGTTGGGAAAGACCAAGGCCTCAACCTGGCCAAGTCGTTCTCTTGCGCCTTCCTAGAATCATCTGCAAAAGCTAAGATCAATGTCAATGAGATCTTCTATGACTTAGTCCGGCAGATTAACCGCAAATCCCCCGACAGAAAGTTAAATGGAAAGAGTGGTAATAAGAAGAAGTGTTGCCTTTTATAA